A stretch of Abyssogena phaseoliformis symbiont OG214 DNA encodes these proteins:
- a CDS encoding c-type cytochrome: MKILIILSSALFLSSCFDSGDVQAKEADKVQLGKTTFDKNCLVCHGKAGGGLVKDWKKRQAGWQFSSTTCEWYSAHLASLTRTIITYY; this comes from the coding sequence ATGAAAATATTAATAATATTATCAAGCGCGTTGTTTTTAAGCAGTTGTTTTGATAGTGGTGATGTGCAAGCAAAAGAAGCAGACAAGGTGCAATTAGGCAAAACAACTTTTGATAAAAATTGTCTAGTGTGCCACGGGAAAGCAGGTGGTGGTCTTGTCAAAGATTGGAAAAAGAGGCAAGCTGGATGGCAATTTTCCAGCACCACCTGTGAATGGTACAGTGCACACTTAGCATCACTCACCCGTACAATTATTACGTACTATTAA
- a CDS encoding copper resistance protein B, producing the protein MIAAKGLAPYLFEVDASLFVGEFGRLGIRLNAEHEYMLSQKLILSPEVEINAFSKDDELTGTRKGLSSVETGLRLRYEVTREFAPYIGINWEKKYGNTADFSIAEGEDIEGTQIVVGVRFWF; encoded by the coding sequence GTGATTGCTGCCAAGGGCTTGGCACCTTATTTATTCGAAGTTGATGCTTCGTTATTTGTGGGTGAATTTGGCAGATTAGGTATACGTTTGAATGCTGAGCATGAGTATATGCTTAGTCAAAAATTGATTTTATCGCCAGAAGTAGAGATTAATGCATTTAGCAAAGACGATGAATTAACAGGTACAAGGAAAGGTTTGTCTAGTGTTGAGACAGGATTGAGGCTGCGTTATGAAGTTACACGTGAATTTGCACCTTATATTGGCATTAACTGGGAGAAAAAATATGGTAATACGGCTGATTTTTCTATTGCTGAAGGCGAAGATATTGAAGGTACACAAATTGTAGTTGGTGTGCGTTTTTGGTTTTAG
- a CDS encoding phage minor head protein codes for MTDSLTGKTKMAQLGLPRSLYTIYDTNKSTAYAAGQWQRIQQTKDSHPYLLYQLGPNAEHRPEHQSFSQLLLSVDDPFW; via the coding sequence ATGACAGACTCGCTCACTGGCAAAACTAAAATGGCTCAATTGGGTTTACCACGGAGTTTGTATACTATTTATGATACTAACAAAAGCACCGCATATGCAGCAGGGCAATGGCAACGCATTCAACAAACTAAAGACTCACACCCATACTTACTTTATCAGTTAGGACCTAACGCTGAACACCGGCCCGAACACCAATCTTTTAGTCAATTATTACTATCTGTAGACGATCCGTTCTGGTAA
- a CDS encoding multicopper oxidase family protein, which yields MISRRRFLQASLALITLPKQMVLASGRLFKNRFQVLILETGKRIGKDVYCDLNIQFGYSPILPNQLTPILGINQPFLSVTLRANKGERAHIKVKNSLDKTTTLHRHGMKLPAKTDGGPHQPIQPSGTWLSEFDIVQDAAILWYHSHQIHQTGRQVYQGLAGMFIINDESAKNLNLPMEYGVDDFPVIIQDKDFKKNGAFAYIRSIPDRMMGKKGQTVLVNGVINPVLKAKESLLRLCLLNSYNART from the coding sequence ATGATTAGTAGAAGACGATTCCTTCAAGCAAGTTTGGCTTTGATAACCTTACCCAAGCAAATGGTTTTGGCAAGTGGGCGATTATTTAAAAATCGTTTTCAAGTGCTGATACTAGAAACAGGCAAAAGGATTGGCAAAGATGTGTATTGTGATTTAAATATCCAATTTGGATACAGTCCCATTTTACCCAATCAATTAACCCCAATATTAGGCATTAATCAGCCTTTTTTAAGCGTGACTTTGAGGGCTAATAAAGGTGAACGAGCGCACATTAAGGTTAAAAATAGCCTTGATAAAACCACTACGCTACATCGGCATGGGATGAAACTGCCTGCCAAGACAGATGGCGGGCCTCATCAACCAATCCAGCCGAGTGGCACTTGGCTAAGTGAGTTTGATATTGTTCAGGATGCAGCAATATTGTGGTATCACTCTCATCAAATTCATCAAACAGGTAGGCAGGTTTACCAAGGATTAGCAGGGATGTTTATTATTAATGATGAGTCCGCTAAGAACTTAAATCTACCTATGGAATATGGTGTGGATGATTTTCCAGTCATTATTCAGGATAAGGACTTTAAGAAAAATGGTGCATTTGCCTATATTCGCTCCATACCAGATAGAATGATGGGCAAGAAGGGGCAAACTGTTTTGGTTAATGGTGTTATTAATCCTGTTTTAAAAGCAAAGGAATCATTATTGCGTTTGTGCCTATTGAATAGCTATAATGCCAGAACATAG